The DNA segment CGCGAGAACCTGGACCGGGAAGGCATGGCGCGCGCGCTTGCCGAATTCCAGCAGCGCCTGCAGGCGGGCGGCACGGGGTTGTTCTATTTCGCGGGGCACGGCATCGAGGTCGCGGACACCCCGGTGATGATTCCCGTCGATGCCGGCAGCCGTGCACCTGGCCGCTTGCTCACCGCGGGCACCGCGCTTGACGCCGTACTGGCCAGCATGTCGGCGCCAAGGCCGGACATGCTTAACGTGGTAATCCTCGATAGCTGCCTGGACAACCCCTATCGCGGCAGTGCCGTCAAGCCACCCTCCGCCCCCGCCAACACGCTGATCGCCTATGCCACGGCCCCCGGCGCCGTGGCGGCCGAGGGGGCGCGGCACGGTGCGTTCACCGCCGCCTTACTGCGTACGATGCGCATGCCCGGCCTTGATGCCGAGGCCGCCCTGCTCCGGGCTGGTGAAATCGTGAGCCAGAATACCGGGCGGCGGCAGCAACCGTGGATATCATCGTCTTTACCCGCCCCGCTCCGGTTCGCGGCAAACACTGCGGCCTCCAGCGAAAAGGACAACGACAACGCAGCCTTCACGCCCGCACGAAGTCAAGCCGATCCGCCGATCCTTGCGCAGCATCGCGGCATCCTTCCCAAGGACAGCGACGAGCAGTACGAGCTCAGCTTCTGGGACTCCATCAAGAACAGCAATTTCGCAAGTGACTACGAGGCCTACCTTAAGGCCTATCCGAACGGCCGCTTCGCGCCGCTGGCGCGCGCCAGGATCGAGCGGCTGCGCGCGGCCGGGCCGCAGGCCGGGGCGCCTGCGGAGCGTGCTCGCACGCCAGGCGCCTCAGCCGGGCAAGCCACCGCGCAAGGCGCCGTCACGCCGCCGCCCGCGCGCGCGCAGTCCGGCAAGGTGCAGGCGCCGCCCGCCGCGCCGTCACCAACCGCGCCTGCCGCATCCGCGCCGCCCGCCCCGACCGCGAGCGTACCCACCACGCAACGAACTGCCGCGGCCGGCGCCGTGATAGTCGAGATCAAGCCAGTCGAGGTCAAGGACTGCCCGGGCTGTCCCGTGCTGCACAGCCTGCCGGCGGGCAGCTTCATCATGGGCAGCAACGGCGGTGACCCGACCGAGAAGCCGCCGCATCACGTCACCATCGGCCAGCCCTTCGCGATCGGCAAGTACGAAGTCACGGTGGAACAATGGGGGGCCTGCGCTGATGCGGGGGCATGCCAGCGCATCGCCACCGTCGCCAACGCGCCGAGGAACGCCCCCGTGCGCGATGTGAGCTGGGACGATGCCCAGCAGTACGTCGCCTGGCTGAGCAAGGTCAGCGGCAAGCACTACCGCCTGCCAACCGAAGCCGAGTGGGAGTACGCCGCCCGGGGCGGCACCGCGACACTCTACTGGTGGGGCGACCAGATGCGCAAAGGCACGGCCAACTGCAAGGACTGCGGCGAACCGTGGAATGCCGACGCGCCCGCCAACGTCGGCTCCTTTGCCGCCAATGGCTACGGCCTCCACGACATGAACGGCAGCGTGTGGGAATGGGTCGCCGACTGCTGGCACATCTCCTACAAGAACGCGCCTGCCGACGGACGCGCCTGGGACGAGCCCGGCTGCGGCGTGCGCGTGATCCGTGGCGGCTCATGGCGTGAAGGCGCGAGCTACATGCTCTCCTCCACCCGCTTCAAGTACAGCGCGAGCGTACGCCAGTCGCAAAACGGCTTTCGCGTCGTGCGGGACCTGAAGTAGCCGCTGCGCCTTGCCTGGCTAGCGCGGGTTGGTGGATATCTGCACCATGTCGGCACCGATGTGGCTTTCTCCGTGCTTCGCCGCCATCGGGCCCAGCTGCCTGTCGAGCGCGCGCAGGTAGTCCTGCCTGGACTCCGACTCGGGGCGCAACGCGTCGAACAGGGCCGCAGGCGTAGTGATCAGCACGATCAGCTCCGTGCCGAACGGCTTCGAGATCACCCAGTCCCCGAGGCTGCCCACGGCAGCGGTGTAGCTGGCGGGTGCCTGGTTGGCCTTGGCGCGCTGGCTTGGCACCATATGCACGACCTTGCCATCGGCCATGTAGTAGTCGACGTAGACATAGGTGTCGTAAGGCGGCGTGGTGATATCCACGATCAGTGGCGTTCCCTCCGTGAGTTGCGCGCCGGGCGCCCGGGTGCGGATCGTGGTCAGCGCGGTTGCGCTGCGGCGCCCCGACCAGTAAGGCGAGATCAGCTTGACCACGTCGCACTTGTCATCACCCAGCGCCTGCACGTCCAGGTTCAGCGTCTGCACGCCGGGCACCGCGCTCAGCTCCTCTTTCAGGCGCTTGATGCCAAAGCGCTCCGCCACGTAGCCACGCACCTGAAGTGCGTGGTCCTGCCCGGTGGCCGACAGCAGCGAGCAAGGCGCGCGTGCCAGCACCGGCGTCACGGCCTGCATGGAGAGCGCGCGCTCGCGCCGGGCTTCCTCGCTCGGTTGCGCCGACGGCGGCGCCCCCGGCGTGGCGGATGGCGTCACTGCGGCTTGGGGGGGGGCCGATACCACCGCGCTTGACGCGGATTGCGCCGCAGGCTGCTGCCCCTCCTGCGTGGTGCGCGCGCGCCACACGTAGTAACCCAGCCCGCCGGCCAGCAGCACGCCGGCCACGGACGCGGCGCCCAGCTTGGCCATTGGCATGCCACCGTGGCGCTCGGTGCCCATGTCGGCCAGGAAACGCGCCACGGTAGGCGTGCGTGTCGCGCGATCGAAAGACAGCGCCGCGCGCAGTGCGCGCCACTGCCCGCGGCTGAGCACCTTGGGGCGCTGTGGCTTGAGGCCGGCGCCGCGCGCCTGGTTGGCCGACAGCCGCTCATAGGGGTGCCTTCCAGTCAGCAGTTCATAGGTCACGCAGGCCAGCGCGTAGATGTCGTCGCGCGGATCCGGCTCGCGATGCTCGAACATCTCGGGGCTGGCATAGGCGGGGGTCATGCCGCCGAGCGTGCCGGGGTCGAACACGGTCGGGTCCGCGTCGTCCGCCGGTTGCTGGAAAACGCGCGCGATGCCGAAATCGATCACCTTCACTTCGCCGCTATCGGTGAGGAAGACATTGGCGGGCTTGAAGTCGCAGTGGACAAAGCCGCGCTCGTGCGCATAGGACAAGGCCCGGCCCATGCCGGTGATGATCGGCAGCGCCTTGGCGTAAGGCATGCCGGCGAAGTCTGGCGCGCGCAAGACACGATTGAGCGACTTGCCCGACAGGTACTCCATGGTCAGGTAAACCACCGAGCCATCGCGGTCGAAGTCATAGACCGTCACGATGTTGCGGTGCGCCAGCGTCTGCGCCTTGCGCGCCTCGCGCTGCAGCGCGATCAGCGATTTCGGATGACCGCGGAACTGCACATTGAGGACCTTGATGGCGATGTACGGCTTGCGGTCCGAGGCCTCGAGCTTGCGCAGGTCGAGCGCCTTGTAGACCGTCCCCATGCCGCCCACGCCCAGGCACTCCTCCAGCACGAAGCGGCCATTCAAGGTATCGCCCACCCCTTTGGTCTGCTCCGCCCCGCCAATCGCCTGATCGCTCGCGGGCGCTTGCGATGGCAAGGAAGGCGCGGACGCCATGCCGGCGCGGCCAGTCTGCACGCGGGTTTCCTCGCCGCCATCCTCGAACTGGGTTGCCCCGCGGCGCTCGATGCGCCGCAACACCTCTTCATAAACGCCAGGCGGCAGCGGGAAGCGGGTGTTCTCCTCGCTGAGCATGTCCGCTAGCTGCGTGGCGCTTGCCTGGTCCACGGCCAAGGTGCTGTCGATGCGGGCCAACAGTTCGTCGTGCGACAGACCACCGCTTTGGAAGGTACGTATCAGGTCTGGAATGCTAGGCATCGATGCAGCCACGACGTGATTGCGCGAAGTTGCGCATTGAGCGCCCACTCGCCCGTCTACAGCGAGTACCTGCCCACGATGGATACTAGTGCGCACTCACGCCAATCGCAAACCCCTCGTGCTTTGCATCAACGCCGGCAAGCCACGCCAGCGGCACGATGGCGCCGCAAGAGCCACTACCTGTCGCACATGCGCGAACACCCTGTGTTGTTGTGTTGGCCGCCACCCATCAGATCCAGGCCACCCCGAACCGCCCGCTGGCACGTCTTTTCCGGTCCGATAAATTCTCTCCCCAGGCCCAGCCTGCGTTTGCGGGCAATCTGCGATGACATGGCCCGCCTTGGCACACTCCATGCGTTTGTACCTCCCGAGCGCAGCACAGATGCTCAACCCAAATGAACCAAAGTCCCAATCGCTCCCAAGGAGAACTGCCATGACTACCACCCTCGCCATCAAGGACCTGCCGGTCACCGAAGAACTCGACACCCGCGCCATGCGCGCCGTGCGCGGCGGCTTCGTGCCCTTCATGCCCGTCTTCAGCTCGGTCAAGCTCGACTCGACCTTCAACGCCTCGCAGCTCATTGGCCAGACCCAGAACGTCGTGAACATGAACGGCAACAACGCCGCCTTCGTGGCCGACATCAAGTCCCACGTGACGTCGACCCAGAACGCCACCAACAACATCTACTAAGCCGCGGGCCACGCCCCAAGCCGAATTCGCAATCCACTGAATACCCCGGAGAACTGCCATGACTACCACCCTCGCCATCAAGGACCTGTCCGTCACCGAAGAACTCGACACCCGCGCCATGCGCGCCGTGCGCGGCGGCTTCGTGCCCTTCATGCCTGTCTTCAGCCTGACCAAGATCGACTCGACCTTCAATGCTTCGCAGCTGATCGGCCAGACCCAGAACGTCGTGAACATGAACGGCAACAACACGGCCTTTGCCGCCGACATCAAGTCCCACGTGACGTCGACCCAGAACGCCACCAACAACATTTATTGAATGGTCCCGGCACCGGCAAGAGGCGGCCCCGCCGCCTCCGCTGCCAGCCAGTACCCGCCATTTCCAGCAATCAAGTCAAGTGAAGTCTAGGAGAACCATCATGTCATCCATCATCGTGCGCGACCTCGCCCTGACCCAAGACCTCGACAGCAAGTCCCTGGCCGCGGTGCGCGGCGGCAATTCCTGGTTGCAAGGACTGGGCCCGGTGGCCAACGTCAATGTCAACGTCAACCAGAACATCGCCCAGTTGCAGAGCATCAACGTGAACACGCTCAACAACGTCGGCGTGATCGGCTCCGGCTTCGGCCCGCTGAGCATCGACGTCAACCCGTCGCAGTGGGCCGCTACCCACGCCGCGGTCTGAGCGAGATGCGCCCCGCTCCGTGGAAACCCAAGGGTTTCCACGGCTGTTGCGCACGAACTGGCACCGCCCCGGAGGTAAAACCCGTGGCCTATACTGATCTGGCCGGGCCTGCCGCATCGCGCGCACCCACCCGGCGAACCCCGGCCGAGCCGGCCTTCGCCACCCTGCAGGAGGAAGTCATGGCCGTCATCGTCATCAAGGATTTGCCGGACAGCGTGGATCTCGACAGAGAAGCCATGGTGGCAATCACAGGCGGCGCGAGAACGCGCGCCGGTCATGCATGGACGCAGCGCAAGCTCGGGGGAGCCTTGCGCGTCATCAGCTATCCGGAGGGCTTTCCAGGCCAACCGCTGGCAGGCACGCAGTCGCGGCCGGCCGGGGACATCAAGCGCAAGTAAGTCGAATCAGAAGCGCAAGGCAGCGATACTCTGCCCTCCGCGCCCGTTGCCCTGTCGGCAACGGGCGTCAGTGCTTTTGGGAGGTGGGTTTTGAGAACTTTGGCGGTTACTTCGGCGGTTGCATTGCCGATCAACGAGCCGCGTTGCGCTCGATCCAGGCGGCATAGGTCGCCAGGTACTTGCCCAGGAATCCACGGGTGGACTCGTTGGCGATGCCGCCCTGCTCGTCGAAGAGCTTGTCAACGCCGCTGATATAGGCTTCCGGTTGCTGGAGGACCGGGATATTGAGGAAGACGAGCGACTGACGCAGGTGGTGATTGGCGCCGAAGCCGCCGACGGCGCCGGGCGAGGCGCTGATGACGCCGCCGGGCTTGCCGTCCCAGGCGCTCTGGCCGTAGGGGCGCGAGCCGACGTCGATGGCGTTCTTGAGCGCGGCCGGCACCGAGCGGTTGTACTCGGGTGTCACGAAGAGCACCGCGTCGGCGCACCGGATGCGGTCGCGAAAGGCGACCCATGGCGCGGGCGGGCTGGCGTCCTCGTCCTGGTTGTACAGCGGCAACTGGCCGATTTCGACGATGTCGAGCTTGAGCCCGGCCGGCGCCATCGCGGCGAGCGCGAGTGCCAGCTTGCGGTTGAAGGAGTCCTTGCGCAGGCTGCCTACCAATACGGCTACATCACGTGGAGTACTCATCGCGATTCCTTTTTCGTTCACGGCACCATGGGTGGACGGAGCCGGCTCGCGCGCCGCATTGCTGCGCAGCGGCGGCCGGTCCAAGCGTCACTCTAATCCATTTGCGCGAAAGGAACCGCCAGTCGCCAGCCTACAGCGCCGCCAGCGGATGCTCGCCGTGCGCCCAGGGGCTGTCGAAAAACGCGTGCACGCGCTCGCGGGTGACCTCATCGAGACGCGCGGGCTGCCACTTCGGCGCGTGGTCCTTGTCGACCGCCAGCGCGCGAATGCCTTCGACGCCGTCGCCGTGGCGGAACACGTGGTACATCATGTCCAGCTCCATACGCAGCTCGTCGTTCAGCGCCATGGTGCGGGCGCGGCGGATCTGCTCCAGCGTGACGTTGAGCATCAGCGGCGAGCGCGTGCGCAGCATGGCCGCCGTCTGCGCGGCCCAGTCGGAGCCGGCATCGCTCACCGCTGCCACGATCCCGGTCACCGAGGCGCCGGCAAACAGGCCATCGATCTCTTCCTGCAGCTTGGCCAGCTGGCTTTCGCCCGGCGGGCAGGCGGCGCGGTGCGCCGCGGTGGCCTCGTCGACGCAAGCGAGCACGGCGTCGCCATCGGCAAACTGACGTGCGCGCAGCACCTCCACCAGCTCCGCCATGGCATTGCCCGGCAGATAGGCATCCGCCAGGCCTGCGTACAGCGCGTCAGCAGCATGAATCATGGCGCCGGTCAGGCCCAGGTATTCACCCAGGCGACCGGGCGTGCGCGACAGGAACCAGCCGCCGCCCACGTCCGGGAACAAGCCGATATTGGTCTCCGGCATTGCCATCTTGGTCCGCTCGGTCACCAGACGGCGGCGTGCGCCTTGCGAGATACCCATGCCGCCGCCCATCACCACGCCGTCCATCAGCGCGATGTAAGGCTTGGCGTAGGTATGGATCAAGTGATTGAGCGCGTATTCCTCGACGAAGAACTGATCGAGCGCCGGATCGCCGGCGAGCGCGGCCTTGTGGAAGAAGCGGATGTCGCCTCCGGCGCAAAAAGCCTTGCCGCCCGCGCCGGCGATGACTACGGCCGCCACTTCGGGCGCCACCGCCCATGCGTTGAGCGCCTGGGTGATGGCGCGAATCATCTCGAGCGACAGTGCGTTGAGCGCCTGGGGCCGGTTCAGCGTCAGGTAGCCGATGCCACCCTCGATGCGACCCTGTATCTCGCTTGTGACCAAGTCAGTCATGTCTCTCTTCTCCGCGAATGCAACCCGCAACTTTACACCAGCCAAGCTGCGCGCCGCACCCCTGAGCGGCGTCCGAGACACCGCGTTCAGGCCACCCGAAATGCCGACATCAGCCCGGTAAGCCGCTGCGCCTGGTCCTCCAGCGAAGCCGCTGCCGCAGCGGCCTGCTCGACCAGCGCGGCGTTCTGCTGGGTCATGCCGTCCATCTGCGCCACCGCCTGGTTGACCTGCTCGATGCCGCGCGACTGCTCGTCGGATGCCGAACTAATGCCGCTCATGATGCCGCTCACGCGGCGCACCGCACCAACCATTTCCTGCATCACTTGCCCCGCTTGCTCGACCATCTCGCCGCCGGCGCGCACGCGCGACACAGAGTCGCTGATCAGCGTGCGGATCTCCTTTGACGCGCCCGCGCAGCGCTGCGAGAGATCGCGCACGTCGCCCGCGACCACCGCGAAGCCTCGTCCGTGCTCGCCGGCCCGCGCGGCTTCCACCGCCGCGTTGAGGGCAAGGATATTGGTCTGGAATGCGATCTTCTCGATGACATCGATGATGTCGACGATCTTGTTGGCACTGGCGTCGATCGCCTGCATGGTGCTGGCTACGCGCGCCACCGCGTCGCTGCCGCGCTCCGCCAGGCCAGTGGCGCTGCTGGCGAGGTCATTGGCCTCGCGCGCGCTATCCGCGTTCTGGCGCACCGTGCCCGTGAGCTCCTCCATGCTGGACGCCGTTTCCTCGAGCGACGCGGCCTGCTGCTCCGTGCGTTGCGACAAGTCGCTGTTGCCGCTGGCAATCTGCTTGCTGGCGGCGGCAATGGAATCGGCCCCGCCGCGCACGTCGCTCACCATCGCGGCCAGGCTCTCTTGCATGCGCCCGAGCATGGCGAGCATGCGGCCAGTCTCGCTGCGCCCCGCCTCGGCGCCGCAGCCGGCGCCATCCGCCTTCGCGCCAAGATCGCCGGCGGCGATGCGCTCGAAGCGGGCGATGGCCGTATCGAGCGGACCCACGATGGAACGCCGCAGGCGCCAGGCCACCACCGTGCTGAAGCACAAGCCAAATACCAACACGCCGATCGAAAGCGAGCGCAGCGTGGTGTAGCGCTCCTGCGACCCGTGATAGACCTCCAGCGCGCCGGCGAGCTGCAGCTTGCCCAACTCGGTATTGACGGCCGTGAAAGCGATATCGAGCTTGGGAATGGTCTCCAGCACGGCGCGCATCACCGCCTCGCGGTCGCCTTGCTTGAGCGCGGCGATCATCGGCGACACACCTTGCGTGAACAACGCCTCACGCTTGGCGGCAACGTCCGCAGCCGCGCGGGCTTCTTGCGCCGAACGCGGCAGCGCCAGATAGGCCTGCCAGGCCGCATCGGACTGGCGCGCAAACCCCTCGGCTGTATCGGCGCGCGCACGGGCGTCGGCGGGATCGGCGGCGAAGGTGGCCTGGTCGAGCAAGACCCGTACGAGCAACTGGTTGGAACGCGCCTCGGCCAGGTTGACCGCGGCGGAGAGCTGATGCTGGTAGATCTGCCGCGTGGCGTCGTTGCTGCGCGACATGCCAAACCAGCCTACGGCACCGACAATCATCAACAGTGCATTGGTGACGATAGTCAGAATCCACAATCTAGTACCGATCGTAGTGTTGCGAAACATGAGGGCTCCCCGTTGGTTTTAGCGCTGATGCGGCTCCGTTTTTGGCCGCCCCGCTATAACGGCGCCCCTCACCGCTCCTTGACACCGCGCATGCGGATATTCAGTCGTGCAAAATAGTCAGGAATGCGAATGTGCGCAGGAAGGATTTTTGAGTGCGCTAGCGTACGCATTTGGCAACACCGCACGACCGTATAGAGGATCGCCTCCAGGCAAAACCGACAGAATCGGGCAACACTTTGCGCATGACACCGTCAACAATCGATCCCGGCCTGATCCTGCTGGCTTTCGCACCAGTCTTCCTGCTGACCATCGGCGCGGAGGCCTGGTACTGGGCGCGCCGCGACCCCGCCATCTACAGCCTGCGCGATACCGCGTCCAACGCCGCGCTGGCGCTGATGCACCAGGCGTCGGACGCGTTCTTCCTGTGGCTGATGGTGCGCACGGTCTACACGTGGAGCTACCAGCATGGCCTGAAGGCGATGCCGCAGACGGTCTGGTCGTTCCTGCTCTTGCTGCTGCTGCAGGATTTCCTTTACTACTGGTTTCATCGCGCCAGCCATCGGGTGCGCTGGATGTGGGCTTCACACGTCACCCATCATTCCTCGGAGGGCATGAATTTCTCGACGGCGTTCCGCCAGAGCCTGACATATCCGCTTTCGGGCATGTGGTTGTTCTGGATTCCGCTGGCGCTGATCGGCTTCACGCCCGACTGGGTGATCCTGGCGGTGGGGTTGAACCTGGCCTTCCAGTTTTTCGTGCACACCCGGCTGGGCGGCCGCTGGCACCGGCTTGAATGGCTGTTCAATACGCCCTCAGTACACCGCGTACACCATGCGCGTAACCCGCAGTACATCGACCGCAACTATGCGGGCGTGCTGACCGCGTGGGACCGCATGTTCGGCTCCTTCGTGCCCGAAGAGGCGCCGCCCGAATACGGCATTACGCGTCGCATCGCCAGCCATAACCCGATCACTCTCACCTTCCATGAGTGGGGCGACATGTTCGCCGACGCGTGGCGCCATCGCGACCTGCGGCACCTCTGGAAACCGCCCGAGTGGCGTCATCCGCGCGACCTGGCGGCCAGGGACGTGCCGCTGGCCGGCACCGCATCTGGGACGGACCGCAGCCAGGATGCATGATGGCTGGATAGCCAAAGGCGCCACGGAAAGCAGACAACAAAAAACCGCGCCTCGTGCGCGGTTTTTTGTTGCTGGCAAAGTAGCCTGGGACGAAAACGCTTACACGGATTCGCGCGAAGCACGCTTACGCTCGTGCTCCTTCAGGTGACGCTTGCGCAGGCGGATGCTCTTCGGCGTGATTTCCACCAGTTCGTCGTCGGCGATGAACTCCACGGCGTATTCCAGCGACATCTGGATCGGCGTGACCAGGCGCACTGCTTCGTCGGTACCCGAGGCGCGCACGTTGGTCAGCTGCTTGCCCTTGATCGGGTTCACAACCAGGTCGTTGTCGCGGCTGTGGATGCCGATGATCATGCCTTCGTACAGTGCATCGCCCGGCTTGACGAACATGCGGCCGCGATCCTGCAGCTTCCACAGCGCGTAGGCCACGGCATCGCCGTCGTCCTGCGAGATCAGCACGCCGTTGTGGCGCTCACCCAGGCCGCCTTCGCGCAGAGGCGCGTAGTCGTCGAAGATGTGGCTGATCAGGCCGGTGCCGCGGGTCAGCGTCAGGAACTCGCCCTGGAAGCCGATCAGGCCACGGGCCGGAACGCGGTACTCGAGGCGGGTGCGGCCCTTGCCGTCGGACGCCATGTCGAGCAGTTCGCCCTTGCGGCGGCCCAGCTCTTCCATCACGCTGCCCTGGTGGCCGTCTTCAACGTCCACGGTCAGCAGTTCGTACGGCTCGTGCTTGACGCCGTCGATTTCCTTGAACACCACGCGCGGGCGCGACACGGCCAGCTCGTAGCCTTCGCGGCGCATGTTTTCCAGCAGGATGGTCAGGTGCAGCTCGCCGCGGCCCGACACTTCGAAGATGGTGTCGTCGCCGGTCTCGGCCACGCGCAGCGCCACGTTCGACTTCAGTTCGCGGTCCAGGCGTTCGCGCAGCTGGCGGCTGGTCACGAACTTGCCTTCACGGCCGGCCAGCGGCGACGTGTTGACACAGAAGTTCATGGTCAGCGTGGGCTCGTCCACCTTCAGCATCGGCAGCGCGTCTTGCGCATCCGGTGCGCACACGGTGCAACCGATGCCCAGCTCTTCGATGCCGTTGATCAGCACGATGTCGCCGGCTTCGGCTTCCGCCACGATTTCGCGCTCCAGGCCCTGGAACTTCAGCACCTGGTTGATACGACCCTTGATGGGGTTGCCTTCCGGGCCGAACTTGACCACCACGTCTTGCAGCGAACGGGCACGGCCACGCGAAATGCGGCCTACGCCGATCTTGCCGACATAGCTGTTGTAATCGAGCGAGATGATCTGCA comes from the Cupriavidus basilensis genome and includes:
- a CDS encoding enoyl-CoA hydratase/isomerase family protein; translation: MTDLVTSEIQGRIEGGIGYLTLNRPQALNALSLEMIRAITQALNAWAVAPEVAAVVIAGAGGKAFCAGGDIRFFHKAALAGDPALDQFFVEEYALNHLIHTYAKPYIALMDGVVMGGGMGISQGARRRLVTERTKMAMPETNIGLFPDVGGGWFLSRTPGRLGEYLGLTGAMIHAADALYAGLADAYLPGNAMAELVEVLRARQFADGDAVLACVDEATAAHRAACPPGESQLAKLQEEIDGLFAGASVTGIVAAVSDAGSDWAAQTAAMLRTRSPLMLNVTLEQIRRARTMALNDELRMELDMMYHVFRHGDGVEGIRALAVDKDHAPKWQPARLDEVTRERVHAFFDSPWAHGEHPLAAL
- a CDS encoding methyl-accepting chemotaxis protein; the protein is MFRNTTIGTRLWILTIVTNALLMIVGAVGWFGMSRSNDATRQIYQHQLSAAVNLAEARSNQLLVRVLLDQATFAADPADARARADTAEGFARQSDAAWQAYLALPRSAQEARAAADVAAKREALFTQGVSPMIAALKQGDREAVMRAVLETIPKLDIAFTAVNTELGKLQLAGALEVYHGSQERYTTLRSLSIGVLVFGLCFSTVVAWRLRRSIVGPLDTAIARFERIAAGDLGAKADGAGCGAEAGRSETGRMLAMLGRMQESLAAMVSDVRGGADSIAAASKQIASGNSDLSQRTEQQAASLEETASSMEELTGTVRQNADSAREANDLASSATGLAERGSDAVARVASTMQAIDASANKIVDIIDVIEKIAFQTNILALNAAVEAARAGEHGRGFAVVAGDVRDLSQRCAGASKEIRTLISDSVSRVRAGGEMVEQAGQVMQEMVGAVRRVSGIMSGISSASDEQSRGIEQVNQAVAQMDGMTQQNAALVEQAAAAAASLEDQAQRLTGLMSAFRVA
- a CDS encoding NADPH-dependent FMN reductase, with protein sequence MSTPRDVAVLVGSLRKDSFNRKLALALAAMAPAGLKLDIVEIGQLPLYNQDEDASPPAPWVAFRDRIRCADAVLFVTPEYNRSVPAALKNAIDVGSRPYGQSAWDGKPGGVISASPGAVGGFGANHHLRQSLVFLNIPVLQQPEAYISGVDKLFDEQGGIANESTRGFLGKYLATYAAWIERNAAR
- the typA gene encoding translational GTPase TypA, with the protein product MTRAIRNIAIIAHVDHGKTTLVDQLLRQAGTFRDNQQMVERVMDSNDIEKERGITILAKNCAVEYNGTHINIVDTPGHADFGGEVERVLSMVDGVLLLVDAVEGPMPQTRFVTRKALALGLKPIVVINKVDRPGARPEWVINQTFDLFDKLGATDEQLDFPVIYASGLNGYAGLTDDVREGDMKPLFETVLAKVPVRDDNPDGPLQLQIISLDYNSYVGKIGVGRISRGRARSLQDVVVKFGPEGNPIKGRINQVLKFQGLEREIVAEAEAGDIVLINGIEELGIGCTVCAPDAQDALPMLKVDEPTLTMNFCVNTSPLAGREGKFVTSRQLRERLDRELKSNVALRVAETGDDTIFEVSGRGELHLTILLENMRREGYELAVSRPRVVFKEIDGVKHEPYELLTVDVEDGHQGSVMEELGRRKGELLDMASDGKGRTRLEYRVPARGLIGFQGEFLTLTRGTGLISHIFDDYAPLREGGLGERHNGVLISQDDGDAVAYALWKLQDRGRMFVKPGDALYEGMIIGIHSRDNDLVVNPIKGKQLTNVRASGTDEAVRLVTPIQMSLEYAVEFIADDELVEITPKSIRLRKRHLKEHERKRASRESV
- a CDS encoding sterol desaturase family protein translates to MTPSTIDPGLILLAFAPVFLLTIGAEAWYWARRDPAIYSLRDTASNAALALMHQASDAFFLWLMVRTVYTWSYQHGLKAMPQTVWSFLLLLLLQDFLYYWFHRASHRVRWMWASHVTHHSSEGMNFSTAFRQSLTYPLSGMWLFWIPLALIGFTPDWVILAVGLNLAFQFFVHTRLGGRWHRLEWLFNTPSVHRVHHARNPQYIDRNYAGVLTAWDRMFGSFVPEEAPPEYGITRRIASHNPITLTFHEWGDMFADAWRHRDLRHLWKPPEWRHPRDLAARDVPLAGTASGTDRSQDA
- a CDS encoding SUMF1/EgtB/PvdO family nonheme iron enzyme: MWRKFLVVCLLGLAAAVRAEAGIDTPTLPLPLQATKHPAAAPASAPGRRLALVIGNGAYVDEPLPNAANDARAMRRTLAALGFDVTLRENLDREGMARALAEFQQRLQAGGTGLFYFAGHGIEVADTPVMIPVDAGSRAPGRLLTAGTALDAVLASMSAPRPDMLNVVILDSCLDNPYRGSAVKPPSAPANTLIAYATAPGAVAAEGARHGAFTAALLRTMRMPGLDAEAALLRAGEIVSQNTGRRQQPWISSSLPAPLRFAANTAASSEKDNDNAAFTPARSQADPPILAQHRGILPKDSDEQYELSFWDSIKNSNFASDYEAYLKAYPNGRFAPLARARIERLRAAGPQAGAPAERARTPGASAGQATAQGAVTPPPARAQSGKVQAPPAAPSPTAPAASAPPAPTASVPTTQRTAAAGAVIVEIKPVEVKDCPGCPVLHSLPAGSFIMGSNGGDPTEKPPHHVTIGQPFAIGKYEVTVEQWGACADAGACQRIATVANAPRNAPVRDVSWDDAQQYVAWLSKVSGKHYRLPTEAEWEYAARGGTATLYWWGDQMRKGTANCKDCGEPWNADAPANVGSFAANGYGLHDMNGSVWEWVADCWHISYKNAPADGRAWDEPGCGVRVIRGGSWREGASYMLSSTRFKYSASVRQSQNGFRVVRDLK
- a CDS encoding serine/threonine-protein kinase, with product MPSIPDLIRTFQSGGLSHDELLARIDSTLAVDQASATQLADMLSEENTRFPLPPGVYEEVLRRIERRGATQFEDGGEETRVQTGRAGMASAPSLPSQAPASDQAIGGAEQTKGVGDTLNGRFVLEECLGVGGMGTVYKALDLRKLEASDRKPYIAIKVLNVQFRGHPKSLIALQREARKAQTLAHRNIVTVYDFDRDGSVVYLTMEYLSGKSLNRVLRAPDFAGMPYAKALPIITGMGRALSYAHERGFVHCDFKPANVFLTDSGEVKVIDFGIARVFQQPADDADPTVFDPGTLGGMTPAYASPEMFEHREPDPRDDIYALACVTYELLTGRHPYERLSANQARGAGLKPQRPKVLSRGQWRALRAALSFDRATRTPTVARFLADMGTERHGGMPMAKLGAASVAGVLLAGGLGYYVWRARTTQEGQQPAAQSASSAVVSAPPQAAVTPSATPGAPPSAQPSEEARRERALSMQAVTPVLARAPCSLLSATGQDHALQVRGYVAERFGIKRLKEELSAVPGVQTLNLDVQALGDDKCDVVKLISPYWSGRRSATALTTIRTRAPGAQLTEGTPLIVDITTPPYDTYVYVDYYMADGKVVHMVPSQRAKANQAPASYTAAVGSLGDWVISKPFGTELIVLITTPAALFDALRPESESRQDYLRALDRQLGPMAAKHGESHIGADMVQISTNPR